The following is a genomic window from Stenotrophomonas maltophilia.
TTCCTGGTTGTCATCATCAGCGTGCTGGGCGGCTACCTCGGCGCACATGGCCGCCTGGGGGCGCTGTGGCAGCCGTATGAGCTGGTCATCATCGGCGGTGCCGCGCTGGGTGCATTCCTGGTCGGCACCCCGGCCAAGACGGTCAAGCAGACCCTGCAGGCGATGGTGGGCGTGTTCAAGGGCCCGCGCTACAAGCAGCAGGACTACATCGATGTGCTCAGCCTGCTCTACGAACTGCTCAACAAGGCCCGCCGCGAGGGCTTCATGGCGCTGGAAGACCATGTCGAGCGCCCGGCCGAGAGCGCACTGTTCGGCAACTATCCCAAGGTGCAGGCCGATCACCACCTGATCGACTTCATCACCGACTGCCTGCGCCTGATGATCGGCAGCAACATCGAGCCGCACGAGCTGGAGCCGCTGCTGGAACTGGAGCTGGAAAAGCACCACGCCGAGGCCATGGCACCGTCGCAGGTGCTGACCAAGGTCGCCGACGGATTGCCCGGTTTCGGCATCGTGGCGGCGGTGCTGGGCATCGTCATCACCATGGGCTCGATCGGTGGCGACATCGTCGAGGTCGGTGGCCACGTCGCCGGTGCGCTGGTCGGTACCTTCCTCGGCATCCTGCTGGGCTACGGTTTCGTCGGCCCGATGGCGGCGGCGATGGAAGCGCGCGCCGAACAGGACAGCCGCATCTACGAATCAGTGAAGACCGCCCTGCTGGCCTGCCTGCGCGGCTACAACCCGAAGATCGCGCTGGAATTCGCCCGCAAGACGCTGCCCTCGAACGTGCGTCCGGCCTTCTCCGATTTCGAGCAGCACCTGAAGACGGTCAAGTAAGCCATGGCCGAGACCAAGCCCACCGTCATCGTCCGCCGGGTCAAGAAGGCCGGCCACGCCGCCCACCATGGCGGCTCGTGGAAGGTGGCCTACGCCGACTTCGTGACCGCGATGATGGCCTTCTTCCTGGTGCTGTGGCTGATGGCCACCACCAACAAGAACGACCGCGCCGCCATTTCCGAGTACTTCCGTAACCC
Proteins encoded in this region:
- the motA gene encoding flagellar motor stator protein MotA, with the translated sequence MLIIVGFLVVIISVLGGYLGAHGRLGALWQPYELVIIGGAALGAFLVGTPAKTVKQTLQAMVGVFKGPRYKQQDYIDVLSLLYELLNKARREGFMALEDHVERPAESALFGNYPKVQADHHLIDFITDCLRLMIGSNIEPHELEPLLELELEKHHAEAMAPSQVLTKVADGLPGFGIVAAVLGIVITMGSIGGDIVEVGGHVAGALVGTFLGILLGYGFVGPMAAAMEARAEQDSRIYESVKTALLACLRGYNPKIALEFARKTLPSNVRPAFSDFEQHLKTVK